The Paenibacillus sp. FSL R7-0204 genome includes a region encoding these proteins:
- the fabD gene encoding ACP S-malonyltransferase, which yields MTSVAFIFPGQGSQYVGMGAELCEHSRVAAAVFEEANDVLGYDISKLCFDGNIAELTKTEHTQPAILTASVAANRVYASELGLQPGFCAGHSLGEYSALVCSGAIAFADALKMVRRRGMLMQEAVPLDTGSMAAVTGVSEERIKEVCENVSTLESYAVISNYNTQEQLVISGYKDAVQRAGEALAKIGATVIPLRVSAPFHSPLMKQVAELYREELLQYQFHDLNIPVISNVTALPYPGKDSIIDYLIKQIESPVAWKPSMQYLLQRGVDTFIEVGPKDVLAKMVRTISSTASVYAFDSKEEMERFNQTRKINEGNKLKLMTRCLAIAVCTKNTNWNDEEYRKGVIEPYRGIQKLVEDLEKEHKAPTLSQMEQALDMLKLVFATKGTVQAEQKNRFEQIFNETGLEGLFPNFKLFA from the coding sequence ATGACGAGTGTTGCATTTATTTTTCCAGGACAAGGATCTCAGTATGTTGGGATGGGGGCTGAGCTGTGTGAGCATTCCCGGGTAGCTGCTGCCGTCTTTGAAGAAGCGAATGATGTTCTTGGATATGACATTTCAAAATTATGTTTTGACGGAAATATAGCCGAACTGACGAAGACCGAACATACACAACCGGCTATATTAACAGCCAGTGTAGCTGCAAACCGGGTATACGCCAGCGAGTTGGGACTGCAGCCTGGATTTTGTGCAGGTCACAGTTTAGGGGAATACTCAGCATTGGTCTGTTCTGGGGCTATTGCCTTTGCAGATGCTTTGAAAATGGTGCGTAGAAGAGGAATGTTGATGCAAGAAGCTGTTCCTCTGGATACAGGATCTATGGCAGCTGTGACAGGAGTCAGTGAAGAGAGAATTAAGGAAGTTTGTGAGAACGTATCGACTCTGGAAAGCTATGCGGTAATTTCTAATTATAATACTCAAGAGCAGCTGGTTATTTCGGGTTATAAAGATGCAGTACAACGTGCTGGTGAAGCGTTAGCGAAGATTGGTGCAACGGTGATTCCGCTTAGAGTGAGTGCACCCTTCCATAGTCCGTTGATGAAGCAGGTTGCAGAGCTTTATAGAGAAGAGTTATTGCAATATCAGTTCCATGATTTGAACATCCCGGTAATATCGAATGTAACAGCTCTTCCATATCCGGGAAAAGACAGCATTATCGATTATTTGATCAAGCAGATTGAGAGTCCTGTCGCATGGAAGCCATCTATGCAATATTTGTTGCAACGGGGTGTAGATACTTTTATAGAGGTCGGGCCTAAAGATGTACTGGCAAAAATGGTGCGGACGATCTCCTCCACTGCTTCCGTATATGCCTTTGATTCAAAAGAGGAGATGGAGCGATTTAATCAGACCCGTAAGATCAATGAAGGCAACAAACTGAAATTGATGACAAGATGTCTTGCTATTGCAGTCTGTACAAAAAACACCAATTGGAATGATGAAGAATATCGTAAAGGGGTTATTGAACCTTATCGGGGAATCCAAAAACTCGTTGAGGATTTAGAGAAGGAACATAAAGCACCGACACTTAGCCAGATGGAACAAGCTTTAGACATGCTGAAATTAGTCTTTGCCACCAAAGGTACTGTGCAGGCTGAACAGAAGAACAGATTTGAGCAGATTTTTAACGAGACTGGGCTTGAAGGGTTATTTCCAAATTTCAAACTTTTTGCATAA
- a CDS encoding non-ribosomal peptide synthetase codes for MSQLEDKVRLSGSKFQRQKSYWTSALADMPLDESILLTDYEYVAEYSTDTLSMDVPYDLKEKLIKLSKNSDLALFILLLSNVCILASKYTDNERSTIAIPVYNHNDHLNIQNELLLLCESVERHLTFKEFLMNVRKSVLSVYDNQEYPIGKVLESLGLSQDECSNSFDLLCVMSNIHTPNSKASPKQVVFTFEKTETALYIHIKYNPLLYTRNTIELLLERYLLVLTQVFANPNLTLEEVSILTAEEEQLLLSFHGEALIYPADETICSLFEQQVQKTPHQYAVASNGEYLTYMMLNERANRLAGTLIAKGVSSNNVVGILSNSRLEMVVGMLGILKAGGAYLPIDPKYPQERILYMLEESKAKVLVTLTCFEDRANSYEGIRLLLDKEETYSPAVSNPDLKISPDDLAYIMFTSGTSGNPKGVMVQHNNVIHITSWFHHAYDLTKNNNIIQFTSYNFDPSVEQIFGALLHGATVHCADEEMKLNRKKLTDYIGRHHINLVNFTPATLRLLLMGGEKIPSLEVLICGGEVLDNDLKNDILKQGYRLYNHYGPTETTVDALVSQCSLDQSVVLGKPIANTRIYIVNHNNQPQPIGVKGELCIAGAGITRGYLNNPELTDEKFVASPFNGYEKMYKTGDMARWLPDGTISFLGRKDDQVKLRGNRIELAEIEKQIVKHENVNQCVVIVKEKEAGDQYICAYLVLKDKTIESLSEVKQKLNEVLPSYMLPTYYMTIDQIPLKTSGKVDKRALPEVIELQSASEGPQNETEEKLSEIWKNLLGVDYVGRSDNFFDLGGHSLKATQLIARIYKEFEFELSLTEIFTTSTIKELAQHIQSKGKSDFFEIRQQAEREQYPASPAQKRLYFIHQIEGAETAYNRPCTFIIEGNVDVLKMEQAFGELIHRHEAFRTTYAIANGEVMQVIQKNVPFEMEYEQSAASDCQQAIASFIRPFDLGKAPLCRLKLVRLENNKHLFLFDTHHITSDGTSMDIIVREFMELYKGNPLPEIKIQYKDYAVWKNENHHDSERMDRQKQYWMEQFSGEIPVLQLPIDYPRPFVQSFEGDMLRFELNDLVMIPLRKIASESGVTLNMLLLAIYNILLSKYSGQQDIIVGMPSAGRQHPDLEHIVGMFVNTVAVRNYLDMEQSFADFLAVVKENALNAFENEDYQFEELLNAIQLERDLSRNPLFDTMFVIQNASGKDSILNNTANEPFIIDNLIFTPYTPGYVPAHFDIFLEGFEAGDTLRFNLHYCSRLFKKQTMEAMIGHFINIIQRIIEGTNVRLRDIRLISPEEEKYILGHNNPAPKPYPTHKTIHELFEEQAARTPDQTAVICCGEKLTYDELNRQSNKLARVLRNRGIGANSVVGVKLERSFALIIGIFGVLKAGAAYLPLDVNCPAERLSYIINDANISWILTAASAGAGVPAEMMLSLEQLESELVHEDAGDLGICNTSNDLLYVIYTSGSTGKPKGIMFEHKNMVNLICFEYESVNFAAPVLLFNATTFDMSPNEIFSTLLAGGSLHVIHEEMKRDVEGLFRYIADENVEVAIFPTAYLKFITSEEQLARQIPSNIRYILTAGEQLVINDQLRMYLKENGTHLHNQYGPTETHVVTELIMKPGDVIADVPSIGKPVTNNDIYVLDPYGNLQPIGIAGELCVAGNNVARGYMNKPELSAVKFTSDPYIAGRRMYRTGDQVKWLPDGNLAFVGRKDFQIKIRGFRVEPDEIESVLLKHPDIKEAVVIAKTDSKGSNYLLAYLTSKAVTAVSELRRFLEEAVPDYMIPSKFVFIDQFPLTTSGKIDRIQLKSREEAAPVKGNLPPQSGIEIKLSSIWKQILEVDQVSTEDHFFEEGGHSLKAIQMVLQVEREFNVQLKVSHIFRFPTFKALAACIESLPGNRAAEIPALEERGTYDTSFAQRRMFILNKMENNSTAYNLTSVFYVEGIISKEKIGQAVSQLIMRHEPLRTCFEILNGEVVQRIVPAVNAEMEFMSCAECDISSVLNTWVRPFDLGQAPLFRSAVVSTNASSHYLLFDMHHIAADGLSMVILLKEFMEIYNEKSLEPLSLQYKDIAAWQIANLQLPPMLEAQNFWMNSLKGNLPALNLPTDYLRPVKKSYEGDFIEIAVGKDLYRRLQHVNQASGSTLFMLLLAAYNVLLYKYTAQNDILIGSPVAGRTRKEEEHSVGMFVNTVVMRNLLQGEQTFNSFLSEVRDNCLRVIENQSYPFDKLIDELGIPRDMGRNPVFDTMFSMNNISFSKLVIGGLEAEPVGLTNKTSKFDISVSATELEEEMVLSFEYCTKLFTEQTIQRMAKHYINILDSITRDSSKSINNINMLSIPEQKELLEEFNETALPFREEYTLQALFEERVEICPDRTALVYEDNEITYRDLNHKANKVASVLRSKGVGPDTTVGVMIKSSPELFIAILGILKAGGAFLPMDCNYPEERLMYILENSSSRLVLSDEGAQALENIQQIEVMKIDEILSGKAESFNPEHINTANDLAYIIYTSGTTGKPKGVPIEHRSVNNCLTEIARATKFVEGKSILALTSASFDVFVMQSLLPLIRGMKVVVPTESDKADTLRIRRIIEKQGIDMLSATPSRMIMLVGEGGDLSWMSSLKVCMLAGEAFPESLMKTLGSIQNLGVYNMYGPTETTIISSIKHLLPDAPINLGKPISNTTMYILDSEQRLQPIGVAGELYIGGAGLARGYWKQPELTAEKFIQNPYRDGERIYRTGDLAKWTPEGEVEYLGRMDNQVKLRGYRIELEEIQKNLGEVPGIKNCIVRIIGEAPESAYLAGYYEAAHEIPVSVITAYLAAILPHYMIPRVYVYLEQMPLNTSAKIDITALPEPLLSHRRLNPAEPVSYSQTEQQLIDIWKSVLDVDYIDINDNFFELGGNSIQVVRVHAMVEKLYPDKVEIADFFTYSSISEMAEAIESADTSLGRIQLHVVNLHADLRRIGGNADARTGSIKMEMAGLDAKLTELSNRYGTSKDHILQGLFMYLLHEYSADRSISIHYALNDNGDVLPLTINPSSIEAVADLFGTISEQAVFLPKPAGFNLNEAMRLTHVKKDEAVSLLYLGHRHFGGQLSETFDIILKTDAGPEISHVLFEYNAGRLQADFMKEMGNHLMKMIQSA; via the coding sequence ATGAGTCAGCTTGAAGATAAGGTTCGTTTATCCGGCAGTAAATTTCAAAGACAGAAATCCTATTGGACCTCCGCACTTGCCGATATGCCTTTGGATGAATCTATTCTATTGACAGATTATGAATATGTTGCTGAATATTCTACGGATACCTTAAGTATGGATGTTCCGTATGATTTGAAAGAGAAGTTGATTAAACTCAGCAAAAATTCGGATCTCGCCCTGTTTATTCTTTTGTTAAGCAATGTTTGTATCCTTGCCTCAAAATATACGGACAATGAAAGATCAACGATAGCAATTCCCGTATACAATCATAATGATCATTTGAATATCCAGAACGAGCTATTGTTGTTGTGTGAATCTGTGGAAAGACACCTGACATTTAAAGAATTTTTAATGAATGTAAGAAAAAGCGTATTAAGTGTATATGATAATCAGGAATATCCCATAGGCAAAGTCTTGGAGAGCTTGGGACTGAGTCAGGATGAGTGTAGTAATTCGTTTGATTTATTATGTGTGATGAGCAATATACATACGCCTAATAGCAAAGCATCTCCCAAACAAGTGGTGTTCACCTTTGAAAAAACGGAAACTGCCCTTTATATTCATATTAAATATAATCCGTTGCTGTACACAAGAAATACGATTGAGCTCTTGCTGGAGCGCTACCTCCTGGTGCTGACACAGGTTTTTGCCAACCCTAATCTGACTTTAGAGGAAGTTTCTATTCTTACTGCCGAGGAAGAACAGCTGCTGCTTAGCTTTCATGGCGAGGCATTGATTTACCCGGCAGATGAAACTATCTGCTCCCTGTTTGAACAACAAGTTCAAAAAACGCCTCATCAATATGCGGTTGCTTCTAACGGGGAATATCTAACCTACATGATGTTGAATGAACGGGCTAACCGCTTGGCTGGCACCCTTATTGCGAAGGGAGTATCCTCCAATAATGTTGTAGGTATTCTTAGCAATTCTCGTCTTGAAATGGTCGTGGGAATGCTGGGGATATTAAAGGCAGGAGGCGCTTATCTTCCTATCGACCCCAAATATCCTCAAGAGCGTATTCTATATATGCTGGAGGAGAGCAAAGCCAAGGTGCTCGTAACCCTGACTTGCTTTGAAGATAGAGCAAATTCCTATGAGGGAATAAGGCTGCTGCTGGATAAAGAGGAAACCTATTCCCCGGCTGTCAGCAATCCGGATTTAAAGATCAGCCCGGATGATTTGGCTTACATTATGTTCACATCCGGCACATCCGGTAATCCCAAAGGAGTTATGGTTCAACATAACAATGTTATTCACATTACTTCATGGTTCCACCATGCTTATGATTTGACCAAAAACAATAATATTATCCAATTTACCAGCTACAATTTCGATCCCAGTGTGGAGCAAATTTTCGGAGCTTTGCTGCACGGTGCTACAGTTCATTGTGCAGATGAAGAGATGAAGCTGAACAGGAAGAAATTAACCGATTACATTGGCAGACATCACATCAATCTGGTCAATTTTACACCTGCAACACTACGTTTGCTGTTAATGGGGGGAGAGAAGATCCCTTCACTGGAAGTCCTGATTTGCGGTGGTGAGGTTTTGGATAATGATCTGAAAAATGATATTTTAAAGCAAGGATATAGGCTCTACAATCACTATGGTCCTACCGAAACTACTGTCGATGCTCTCGTAAGTCAATGTTCCCTGGACCAGAGTGTAGTTCTGGGCAAGCCAATAGCCAATACCAGAATCTATATTGTAAACCACAACAATCAGCCTCAGCCCATTGGTGTGAAGGGTGAATTATGCATAGCAGGTGCAGGCATTACCCGAGGATACCTGAACAACCCGGAGCTTACGGATGAGAAATTTGTAGCGAGTCCTTTTAATGGATATGAAAAGATGTACAAGACGGGGGATATGGCAAGGTGGCTTCCCGACGGTACAATTAGTTTTCTGGGCCGCAAAGATGATCAGGTTAAATTAAGGGGAAATCGTATTGAATTAGCGGAGATTGAAAAACAAATTGTAAAGCACGAAAATGTAAATCAATGTGTGGTTATCGTTAAGGAGAAAGAAGCAGGCGACCAATACATCTGTGCCTACCTTGTGCTCAAAGATAAAACTATAGAGTCGCTGTCCGAAGTAAAGCAAAAATTGAACGAGGTCCTTCCCTCCTACATGCTGCCGACTTATTATATGACTATTGACCAAATTCCCCTGAAAACAAGCGGGAAAGTGGATAAGCGCGCTTTACCGGAGGTCATAGAACTGCAATCTGCCTCCGAAGGCCCTCAAAATGAAACAGAAGAAAAGCTGTCTGAGATATGGAAGAATTTGCTGGGCGTGGACTATGTGGGGAGAAGCGATAATTTCTTTGATTTAGGAGGCCATTCCCTAAAAGCAACCCAATTGATCGCACGAATATATAAAGAATTCGAGTTTGAGCTATCGTTGACCGAAATATTTACAACATCAACCATAAAAGAATTAGCCCAGCATATTCAAAGCAAAGGAAAAAGTGATTTTTTTGAAATAAGACAGCAAGCTGAAAGAGAGCAGTATCCGGCATCTCCTGCCCAGAAACGGTTATATTTTATACATCAAATTGAGGGCGCAGAGACAGCGTACAATCGGCCATGTACCTTTATTATCGAAGGCAATGTGGATGTACTCAAAATGGAACAAGCTTTTGGAGAGCTGATTCACCGGCACGAAGCATTCCGGACTACCTATGCAATAGCAAACGGTGAAGTTATGCAAGTGATTCAAAAGAATGTTCCCTTTGAAATGGAATATGAGCAGTCAGCAGCAAGCGATTGCCAACAAGCGATCGCTTCTTTTATCAGACCGTTTGACCTCGGGAAGGCGCCATTATGCCGGCTGAAATTAGTAAGGCTGGAGAATAACAAGCATTTATTCTTATTTGATACCCATCATATTACCTCTGACGGCACATCAATGGATATTATTGTGAGAGAATTTATGGAGTTATATAAAGGGAACCCCCTACCTGAAATTAAAATTCAGTATAAGGACTATGCTGTATGGAAGAATGAAAACCATCATGATTCTGAGCGTATGGACCGGCAAAAACAATACTGGATGGAGCAATTTTCGGGTGAAATCCCGGTGCTGCAGCTGCCAATTGATTATCCACGCCCTTTTGTGCAAAGTTTTGAAGGAGACATGCTGCGCTTTGAGCTTAACGATCTAGTAATGATACCATTGCGCAAAATAGCCTCCGAATCGGGCGTTACTTTAAATATGCTGCTGCTTGCTATTTATAATATACTTTTATCCAAATACTCAGGACAGCAGGATATTATTGTCGGAATGCCTTCAGCCGGGCGTCAGCATCCTGACCTTGAACATATCGTGGGAATGTTTGTGAATACGGTAGCTGTACGTAATTATCTCGACATGGAGCAAAGCTTTGCAGATTTTCTGGCGGTTGTAAAAGAAAATGCCCTAAATGCATTTGAAAATGAAGATTACCAATTTGAAGAGCTACTGAATGCCATTCAACTGGAACGGGATCTTAGCAGGAACCCTTTGTTTGACACAATGTTTGTCATTCAAAATGCAAGCGGCAAGGACAGTATTTTAAATAACACTGCGAATGAGCCCTTCATCATTGATAATTTGATATTTACGCCATATACTCCGGGATATGTTCCGGCTCATTTTGATATTTTCCTTGAGGGCTTTGAAGCTGGAGACACATTGAGATTCAATTTACATTACTGTTCACGCTTGTTTAAGAAGCAGACCATGGAAGCAATGATTGGACATTTTATAAATATTATTCAAAGAATTATCGAGGGGACAAATGTAAGGTTAAGAGATATCCGGCTGATATCCCCTGAAGAAGAAAAGTATATTCTCGGTCACAATAATCCGGCTCCCAAACCTTATCCCACGCATAAAACGATACATGAGCTGTTCGAGGAGCAGGCCGCAAGAACTCCTGATCAGACCGCTGTAATCTGTTGCGGAGAGAAACTGACCTATGATGAATTGAACAGGCAGAGCAATAAGCTGGCAAGAGTGCTTAGGAACAGAGGAATTGGTGCGAATAGTGTAGTTGGTGTCAAGCTGGAACGCTCATTTGCATTGATTATTGGAATCTTCGGAGTATTGAAAGCGGGTGCGGCCTATCTGCCTCTGGATGTGAATTGTCCTGCAGAACGTTTATCCTATATTATCAATGACGCCAATATCAGTTGGATTCTGACTGCAGCTTCAGCAGGAGCAGGTGTACCTGCGGAAATGATGCTCAGCCTGGAACAATTGGAATCGGAGCTGGTTCATGAAGACGCAGGAGACCTGGGAATATGTAATACCTCCAACGATCTGCTGTATGTAATTTATACATCTGGATCAACAGGTAAGCCTAAGGGAATTATGTTTGAGCACAAAAATATGGTGAATCTGATTTGCTTTGAATATGAGAGCGTTAATTTCGCTGCTCCAGTCCTGCTGTTTAACGCAACAACATTTGATATGTCCCCTAATGAAATATTCTCGACATTGTTGGCCGGAGGGTCACTTCACGTTATACATGAAGAAATGAAGAGGGATGTTGAGGGCTTATTCAGATATATAGCCGATGAGAATGTTGAAGTTGCCATCTTTCCAACGGCCTATTTGAAATTCATCACTAGTGAGGAACAGTTGGCCCGGCAGATACCGTCCAATATTAGATATATCCTTACAGCGGGTGAACAGTTGGTTATCAATGATCAGCTAAGAATGTATCTTAAGGAAAATGGAACCCATCTTCACAATCAATACGGTCCTACCGAAACCCACGTCGTGACTGAGCTTATTATGAAACCCGGTGATGTCATTGCGGATGTTCCTTCCATAGGCAAACCTGTAACCAATAACGATATTTATGTCTTGGACCCTTATGGTAACCTTCAACCTATTGGGATCGCGGGTGAACTGTGTGTCGCAGGAAACAACGTTGCGCGTGGGTATATGAATAAGCCTGAACTGAGCGCGGTAAAATTCACTTCAGATCCTTATATAGCAGGCAGAAGAATGTACAGAACCGGTGATCAGGTGAAGTGGCTCCCTGATGGCAATCTTGCGTTTGTCGGACGGAAGGACTTCCAGATTAAGATCAGGGGATTCCGTGTCGAACCGGATGAGATAGAGAGTGTCCTGCTAAAGCATCCGGATATTAAAGAAGCGGTTGTAATTGCTAAAACCGATTCAAAGGGCTCCAATTATCTCTTGGCATATCTAACGTCAAAAGCCGTGACTGCAGTTTCCGAATTACGGAGATTTCTGGAGGAAGCAGTACCTGATTACATGATTCCTTCAAAATTTGTGTTCATTGATCAATTTCCGCTTACGACAAGCGGTAAAATAGACAGAATACAGTTAAAGAGCAGGGAAGAGGCAGCACCTGTCAAGGGGAATTTGCCTCCGCAATCCGGAATCGAGATTAAATTGTCATCAATCTGGAAGCAGATCCTGGAAGTAGATCAAGTCAGTACGGAGGATCATTTCTTTGAAGAGGGTGGTCACTCATTAAAAGCTATACAGATGGTTTTGCAAGTAGAGCGGGAATTTAATGTCCAATTGAAGGTAAGCCATATCTTCAGATTTCCAACATTTAAAGCTCTGGCAGCCTGTATTGAGAGCCTCCCCGGAAACCGTGCAGCGGAGATTCCTGCACTAGAGGAAAGAGGGACTTACGATACCTCTTTTGCCCAGAGAAGAATGTTCATTTTGAACAAGATGGAGAACAATAGCACCGCCTATAATCTAACCTCTGTATTTTATGTGGAAGGAATTATTTCCAAGGAGAAGATCGGGCAAGCCGTTAGCCAATTAATTATGAGACATGAGCCGCTGCGGACCTGTTTTGAAATACTCAATGGTGAGGTAGTGCAAAGAATTGTTCCTGCGGTAAATGCTGAGATGGAATTTATGAGTTGTGCCGAATGCGATATCAGTTCTGTTCTGAATACATGGGTCAGACCGTTTGATCTGGGGCAGGCGCCACTTTTCAGAAGTGCGGTGGTTTCAACAAATGCATCTTCCCACTACTTGTTATTTGATATGCATCATATTGCTGCAGATGGATTATCGATGGTCATTCTGCTGAAGGAATTTATGGAGATTTACAATGAAAAGTCTCTAGAGCCCTTAAGCCTGCAATATAAGGATATTGCAGCTTGGCAGATCGCGAATCTACAACTACCGCCAATGCTGGAGGCACAGAATTTCTGGATGAATAGTCTAAAAGGAAATTTGCCGGCATTGAATCTGCCAACGGATTATTTACGTCCTGTGAAGAAAAGCTATGAAGGGGATTTCATAGAAATAGCGGTTGGAAAGGATTTGTACCGCAGACTGCAGCATGTAAATCAGGCATCCGGTTCTACACTCTTCATGTTGCTGCTCGCTGCTTACAATGTGCTGCTGTATAAATACACTGCTCAAAATGATATTTTGATTGGCAGCCCGGTTGCAGGCAGAACCCGTAAAGAAGAAGAACATTCAGTGGGAATGTTTGTGAACACTGTGGTTATGCGTAATCTTCTGCAGGGAGAACAAACCTTTAATTCCTTTTTGAGTGAGGTCAGGGACAACTGCTTGCGGGTTATCGAGAATCAGAGCTATCCGTTTGATAAGCTTATTGATGAACTGGGAATTCCCAGAGACATGGGCCGGAATCCTGTATTTGACACAATGTTTTCGATGAATAACATTAGTTTCTCGAAGTTGGTCATCGGAGGGCTTGAAGCGGAGCCTGTTGGATTGACAAACAAGACATCCAAATTTGATATTTCAGTCAGTGCCACTGAACTAGAGGAGGAAATGGTCCTTTCATTTGAATACTGTACTAAGCTGTTTACAGAACAAACGATACAAAGAATGGCAAAGCATTATATCAACATCCTGGATTCTATTACCCGGGATTCCTCCAAATCGATCAATAACATAAATATGCTGTCTATCCCTGAACAGAAAGAGCTATTGGAGGAGTTCAACGAAACGGCGCTGCCTTTTAGAGAAGAGTATACTTTGCAGGCATTATTCGAAGAAAGGGTGGAGATTTGCCCTGACCGTACTGCTCTGGTATATGAGGATAACGAGATAACCTATAGGGACTTGAATCATAAAGCCAATAAGGTGGCTTCCGTGCTGCGAAGCAAAGGAGTTGGTCCCGATACTACGGTGGGAGTCATGATCAAGTCTTCACCGGAACTGTTTATTGCCATCCTTGGCATACTCAAAGCCGGGGGTGCTTTCCTTCCAATGGATTGTAATTATCCAGAAGAGCGGCTAATGTACATTCTGGAGAACAGCAGTAGCAGATTGGTGCTATCGGACGAAGGTGCCCAAGCATTGGAGAACATCCAACAGATTGAAGTTATGAAGATTGACGAAATTCTTAGTGGAAAGGCCGAGTCTTTTAATCCGGAACATATTAATACGGCCAATGACCTTGCTTATATTATTTATACTTCCGGTACTACGGGTAAACCCAAGGGAGTACCGATCGAGCATCGTTCTGTAAATAACTGCTTAACCGAAATAGCTCGCGCTACGAAATTTGTCGAAGGTAAGAGTATTCTGGCCTTGACGAGCGCATCCTTTGATGTGTTTGTTATGCAGTCCCTGCTGCCTCTAATTAGAGGTATGAAGGTTGTGGTGCCTACTGAGAGTGATAAAGCAGATACCTTGCGGATTCGCCGAATTATTGAAAAACAAGGGATCGATATGCTAAGTGCCACCCCTTCCAGAATGATTATGCTTGTAGGTGAGGGTGGGGATTTATCATGGATGAGCAGCTTGAAAGTATGCATGCTGGCGGGAGAAGCTTTTCCTGAGAGTCTGATGAAGACACTAGGGAGTATACAAAATTTGGGAGTATATAATATGTACGGCCCTACTGAAACTACGATTATCAGTTCAATTAAACACCTATTACCGGATGCTCCTATAAATTTAGGGAAACCGATATCCAATACCACCATGTATATTCTTGATTCAGAACAACGGCTGCAGCCTATTGGGGTGGCTGGTGAGCTTTATATCGGAGGGGCTGGGCTTGCGAGAGGCTATTGGAAACAACCGGAGCTTACCGCTGAGAAATTTATTCAGAACCCTTATCGGGATGGGGAAAGAATCTACAGAACAGGCGACCTTGCCAAATGGACACCAGAAGGGGAAGTCGAGTACCTGGGCAGGATGGACAACCAGGTGAAATTGCGGGGGTACCGGATCGAGCTGGAAGAAATCCAGAAGAATCTGGGCGAAGTGCCTGGAATCAAGAATTGTATTGTAAGAATAATCGGGGAGGCTCCAGAATCCGCATATTTAGCAGGTTATTATGAGGCTGCACATGAAATACCGGTTTCTGTAATTACCGCGTATCTTGCTGCAATTTTGCCGCATTATATGATACCGAGAGTGTACGTTTATTTGGAGCAAATGCCCTTGAACACCAGTGCGAAAATTGACATCACGGCGTTGCCGGAGCCTCTTCTCTCTCACAGACGCCTCAATCCGGCAGAGCCTGTGAGCTATTCTCAGACGGAACAACAATTAATTGATATCTGGAAATCTGTACTGGATGTAGATTATATAGATATTAATGACAACTTCTTTGAATTGGGGGGGAATTCCATTCAGGTTGTCAGAGTACATGCTATGGTGGAGAAGCTGTATCCTGACAAAGTTGAAATTGCGGATTTTTTCACCTATTCTTCTATAAGCGAGATGGCTGAGGCTATCGAGAGTGCTGATACATCTTTGGGCCGTATCCAACTTCACGTGGTTAATCTTCATGCAGATCTTAGAAGGATCGGCGGTAATGCGGACGCGCGTACGGGTTCAATTAAAATGGAAATGGCGGGTTTAGATGCTAAGCTTACTGAACTGTCCAACAGGTATGGAACGAGTAAAGACCATATTCTACAGGGGCTGTTCATGTATCTGCTGCATGAGTACTCTGCTGACCGGAGTATATCCATTCATTATGCATTGAATGACAACGGGGATGTTCTACCCCTGACGATTAATCCTTCAAGCATTGAGGCAGTAGCCGATCTGTTTGGAACCATCTCCGAACAAGCGGTCTTTCTACCCAAACCTGCGGGCTTTAACCTTAATGAGGCCATGAGGCTTACACATGTTAAAAAAGATGAGGCAGTAAGCTTACTGTATCTAGGACATCGCCATTTTGGCGGCCAGTTGTCAGAGACATTTGACATTATACTCAAGACTGATGCCGGCCCGGAAATCAGTCATGTCCTTTTTGAATATAATGCTGGCCGGCTGCAGGCTGACTTTATGAAGGAAATGGGCAATCACTTAATGAAAATGATTCAATCGGCATAG